In Desulfobaculum bizertense DSM 18034, a genomic segment contains:
- a CDS encoding UbiD family decarboxylase has translation MGYTNLQQCVEDLEARGELIRIGKSLDPHLEIGAIQRRVFRAGGPALLFTNVKGSRFPMLGNLFGTMERARYIFRDTLPALKALFRAKADPGAALKKPWAFRSAPRVLYGALPKSVKDGPILAHQTCLSELPQLVSWPMDGGAFVTLPQVYSENPAAPGYKNSNLGMYRVQISGNDYEKDREVGLHYQIHRGLGIHHSEAMKKGQPLKVNIFVGGAPAMTLAAVMPLPEGLSELMFAGALAGKRMRMVRNGTGLPMLAEADFCICGTLYGSQQKPEGPFGDHIGYYSLTHDFPVLHVDNVYYREGAIWPFTTVGRPPQEDTVFGTFIHELTEELVPTVFPGVHEVHAVDASGVHPLLLAVGSERYVPYAEERQPQELLTNGMALLGNTQTSLAKYLFIGAREDDSTLSAHDLPSFFRHILERTDMRRDLHFVTKTTIDTLDYSGTGLNAGSKLVWAAAGPAKRRLDSALPGDLRLAEGFTAPRCFAPGIVVVQGPQHTGARGVQDPQLEALADVLGQQLEALDGLPLCVVVDDVDFAAKNWENFVWVSFSRSDPATDIYGAHAETQCKHWGTPGPVIIDARLKSFQAPPLDPDPDVEKRVDALAAPGAPLHGVY, from the coding sequence ATGGGCTACACAAATTTACAGCAGTGTGTTGAAGACCTCGAAGCACGAGGCGAGCTTATTCGCATTGGAAAAAGTCTGGACCCGCATCTGGAAATTGGCGCAATACAGCGTCGGGTCTTTCGGGCTGGTGGGCCTGCACTTCTCTTTACCAATGTTAAGGGTTCCCGCTTCCCTATGCTGGGGAATCTTTTTGGCACAATGGAAAGAGCACGATATATTTTTCGGGATACCCTCCCTGCGCTCAAGGCTCTTTTTCGGGCCAAGGCAGACCCCGGTGCCGCGCTGAAAAAGCCGTGGGCCTTTCGTAGCGCTCCCCGGGTGCTTTATGGTGCACTCCCCAAGAGCGTTAAAGATGGACCCATTCTAGCCCATCAGACATGCCTTTCCGAGCTACCGCAGCTTGTTTCGTGGCCGATGGATGGCGGGGCGTTTGTCACCCTGCCTCAGGTCTATTCAGAAAATCCGGCTGCCCCTGGGTATAAAAACTCCAATCTTGGAATGTATCGTGTCCAGATTTCTGGAAACGACTACGAGAAAGACAGGGAAGTCGGCCTGCACTATCAGATTCACCGGGGCCTTGGTATTCATCATTCTGAGGCCATGAAAAAGGGACAGCCTCTCAAGGTGAACATTTTTGTAGGTGGAGCGCCTGCCATGACTCTTGCGGCTGTTATGCCGCTTCCTGAGGGCCTTTCGGAACTCATGTTTGCCGGAGCGCTGGCAGGAAAGCGGATGCGCATGGTGCGAAATGGTACCGGCCTCCCCATGTTGGCCGAAGCAGATTTTTGTATCTGTGGCACCCTGTATGGAAGTCAGCAAAAGCCAGAGGGTCCCTTTGGCGATCATATTGGGTATTACAGCCTGACGCATGACTTCCCTGTGCTGCATGTGGATAATGTTTATTACCGGGAAGGTGCAATCTGGCCCTTCACAACTGTGGGACGTCCTCCGCAGGAAGACACAGTTTTTGGAACCTTTATTCATGAACTCACAGAGGAGCTGGTTCCCACAGTCTTTCCGGGAGTGCATGAGGTCCATGCCGTGGATGCTTCTGGCGTGCACCCACTGCTTTTGGCTGTGGGGAGTGAGCGCTATGTCCCGTATGCCGAGGAACGGCAGCCACAGGAACTTTTGACGAACGGCATGGCCCTGTTGGGAAATACGCAGACCTCGCTTGCCAAGTATCTGTTTATTGGTGCCCGTGAAGACGACTCAACCCTGTCCGCGCATGATTTGCCGTCATTCTTCCGGCACATTCTGGAGCGCACAGACATGCGTCGGGATTTGCATTTTGTGACTAAGACGACCATAGATACGCTGGACTACTCAGGCACAGGACTGAATGCTGGCTCAAAGCTGGTCTGGGCGGCCGCTGGCCCTGCAAAGCGCAGACTTGATTCTGCATTGCCCGGTGATTTGCGCCTTGCTGAGGGCTTTACTGCTCCGCGCTGCTTTGCTCCCGGGATTGTTGTGGTGCAGGGACCTCAGCATACGGGTGCCAGAGGAGTACAAGACCCACAGCTTGAGGCTCTGGCCGATGTGCTGGGGCAACAGCTGGAGGCCCTCGATGGTCTGCCGCTTTGTGTTGTTGTGGATGACGTCGATTTTGCCGCCAAAAACTGGGAGAATTTTGTGTGGGTGAGCTTCTCTCGTTCTGATCCGGCAACGGACATCTATGGCGCTCATGCTGAGACGCAGTGCAAGCACTGGGGTACTCCCGGCCCTGTGATTATTGATGCCCGGCTCAAGTCTTTTCAGGCTCCGCCGCTTGATCCTGATCCGGATGTAGAAAAGCGTGTTGATGCGCTGGCTGCTCCGGGCGCACCACTTCATGGTGTCTATTAG